The Exiguobacterium aurantiacum DSM 6208 genome includes a window with the following:
- a CDS encoding dihydrolipoyl dehydrogenase family protein gives MKRYDVIILGSGSAASQAANVLCDAGKQVAIVENWTFGGTCPQRGCDPKKMLAEGVELLTRVNQMKSLGVKGDITLDWSMFKRRLDEYRFAVPTTKTHNWKERGIDLFEGEPHFVDEDSIVIEGHEVSAHQFIIATGLIPRPLDIPGGDGAITSDDIFDLETLPEAITIVGAGYIAFEFAHILRRFGSRVTLLIRSRALKAFDRKIVKRLVDETIHIGIDVRYGVEPARLDGNVLTLSDDSTLEGVVLNASGRIPSIERLRLDAAGIDSDKDGIRVNEYLQTTNPFVYAAGDVSASDNPPLTPFAGQEGRIAALNLLRGNTRPFPERPAPTVVFTSPPIAKVGLTIDEAKAKGLDFECKDNDLSHFLTYERINDQTAFSRVLLSHDGHVLGAHLIGQHAPELINLFSFIIQNNISHQHVKHLQFAYPTSASDLSYLI, from the coding sequence ATGAAACGGTACGACGTCATCATCCTCGGGAGCGGTTCGGCAGCGAGCCAAGCCGCTAACGTTCTGTGCGACGCCGGTAAACAAGTTGCCATCGTCGAGAACTGGACGTTCGGCGGGACATGTCCGCAACGCGGCTGCGACCCAAAAAAGATGCTTGCGGAAGGAGTCGAGCTCCTCACCCGCGTCAATCAAATGAAATCGCTCGGCGTCAAAGGGGACATCACGCTCGACTGGAGCATGTTCAAGCGGCGCCTCGACGAATATCGTTTTGCCGTCCCGACGACAAAGACGCACAACTGGAAAGAGCGCGGCATCGATTTGTTCGAAGGCGAGCCCCATTTCGTCGACGAAGACTCAATCGTCATCGAGGGACACGAGGTCTCGGCGCATCAATTCATCATCGCGACCGGGCTCATCCCCCGTCCGCTCGATATCCCCGGTGGAGACGGTGCCATCACGAGTGACGATATTTTCGACCTCGAGACGTTGCCGGAAGCCATCACGATCGTCGGGGCAGGCTATATCGCATTCGAATTCGCCCACATCCTCCGTCGCTTCGGGAGTCGTGTCACGCTCCTCATCCGATCGCGCGCGTTGAAGGCGTTCGACCGGAAGATCGTGAAACGTCTCGTCGACGAGACGATCCACATCGGCATCGACGTCCGATACGGGGTCGAACCGGCTCGGCTCGATGGGAACGTCTTGACGTTGTCAGATGACTCTACCCTTGAAGGAGTCGTCCTTAACGCCTCGGGACGCATCCCGAGCATCGAGCGGCTCCGTTTGGACGCCGCCGGCATCGACTCCGACAAAGACGGCATTCGCGTCAATGAGTATTTGCAGACGACGAATCCGTTCGTCTATGCGGCCGGTGACGTCAGCGCGAGCGACAACCCGCCGCTCACCCCGTTCGCCGGCCAGGAAGGCAGGATCGCCGCGCTCAACTTGCTTCGGGGCAACACGCGCCCATTTCCGGAACGACCGGCCCCGACCGTCGTCTTCACGTCCCCTCCTATCGCCAAGGTCGGTTTGACGATCGACGAGGCGAAAGCGAAAGGGCTTGACTTCGAATGTAAGGACAATGACTTGTCTCACTTTTTGACGTATGAACGTATCAACGATCAGACCGCCTTCTCCCGCGTGTTGCTCAGTCATGACGGTCATGTGCTCGGCGCCCATCTGATCGGCCAGCATGCGCCGGAACTGATCAACCTATTCTCGTTCATTATACAGAACAACATCAGCCATCAACACGTGAAACACTTGCAGTTCGCGTATCCGACGTCGGCATCCGACTTGAGCTATTTGATTTGA
- a CDS encoding Na(+)/H(+) antiporter subunit F1, producing the protein MMDILDILIYISLAILLLAMLFMLYRVVKGPTTADRVIALDSIGIALISVVALLSILLDTTMFFEVILLLSILAFIGTVAFSKFLERGEIIHHDRDNDL; encoded by the coding sequence ATGATGGACATCTTGGACATTTTGATTTACATCTCGCTCGCCATCCTACTGCTCGCGATGCTGTTCATGTTGTACCGCGTCGTCAAAGGACCGACGACTGCTGACCGCGTCATCGCCCTCGACTCGATCGGTATCGCCTTGATTTCGGTCGTCGCCCTTTTGTCGATCTTGCTCGACACGACGATGTTCTTCGAGGTTATTTTGTTGCTCAGTATCCTCGCCTTCATCGGGACGGTGGCGTTCTCGAAATTCTTAGAGAGAGGGGAGATCATCCATCATGACCGCGACAATGATCTTTGA
- a CDS encoding Na+/H+ antiporter subunit D, with protein MINLPVFPIVIPALAAIIMMFLPKNVRLQRGLALGSIFVTLLVSLLLVHTVSNEGILTLNLGNWPAPFSITLVSDMLSALLVTTSTLLTFFIVWFAVHYFSTAYEENYLYVAMMFLLVGVNGAFTTGDIFNLFVFFEVFLISSYVLIVLGGKGVQLRESIKYLLVNVLASALFVMAVAYLYGAVGTLSLADLAQKIPLVDNPNVISVIGVLFIIVFGLKGALVPLHYWLPGSYVVAPTPILALFGALLTKVGVYSILRTYTLLFDVNGTFLQTFLIVLAVLTIITGMVGAIAYNDVKLIIIYNIMIAVGVILYGIAVNTQTSLEGALYYLIHDMMIKAVLFMLVGMMIGITRSGQLREMGGLITRFPLFGWTFFIAALSLAGIPPLSGFFGKLLIVQGGVGEGDLFGPILVLISSLFVLFSVIKIFLNGFWGEERRQYDGPLIPFTNRLLVPVCLLLAVAVAYGFGAELMHPYITQAIEPLTQPELYIDAVLKE; from the coding sequence ATGATTAACTTACCTGTGTTTCCGATTGTCATCCCGGCGCTTGCGGCGATCATCATGATGTTCCTGCCAAAGAACGTGCGCCTGCAGCGCGGCCTGGCTCTTGGATCGATTTTTGTCACGTTACTCGTGTCGCTCTTGTTGGTGCACACGGTCTCTAACGAGGGGATTTTGACCCTCAACCTCGGGAACTGGCCGGCGCCGTTCTCGATCACGCTCGTCTCAGACATGTTATCCGCGCTCCTCGTCACGACGTCGACGCTGCTCACGTTCTTCATCGTCTGGTTCGCCGTCCATTACTTCTCGACGGCGTATGAAGAGAACTACTTGTATGTCGCGATGATGTTCTTGCTCGTCGGTGTCAACGGGGCGTTCACGACAGGCGATATTTTCAACTTGTTCGTCTTCTTCGAAGTGTTCTTGATCTCGTCTTACGTCTTGATCGTCCTCGGCGGGAAAGGCGTCCAGTTGCGCGAGTCGATCAAGTACTTGCTCGTCAACGTCCTCGCTTCGGCGTTGTTCGTCATGGCGGTCGCATATCTTTACGGGGCTGTCGGGACGCTCAGTTTGGCGGACCTCGCCCAGAAGATTCCGCTCGTCGATAACCCGAACGTCATCTCCGTCATCGGCGTTCTGTTCATCATCGTGTTCGGGTTGAAAGGGGCACTCGTGCCGCTTCACTATTGGTTGCCTGGTTCGTACGTCGTCGCACCGACACCGATTCTCGCGTTGTTCGGGGCGCTCTTGACGAAAGTCGGCGTCTACTCGATTCTCCGGACGTACACGCTCTTGTTCGATGTGAACGGGACGTTCTTACAGACGTTCTTGATCGTGCTCGCCGTCTTGACGATCATCACCGGGATGGTCGGCGCGATCGCTTACAACGATGTCAAGCTGATCATCATCTACAACATCATGATCGCCGTCGGGGTCATCCTGTACGGGATCGCGGTCAACACGCAGACGTCGCTTGAAGGGGCACTCTACTACTTGATCCACGACATGATGATCAAAGCCGTCCTGTTCATGCTCGTCGGTATGATGATCGGCATCACGAGGTCCGGGCAGCTCCGCGAGATGGGCGGACTCATCACACGCTTCCCGCTCTTCGGTTGGACGTTCTTCATCGCGGCGCTCTCGCTCGCCGGGATTCCGCCGCTCAGTGGTTTCTTCGGGAAACTATTGATCGTCCAAGGCGGGGTCGGGGAAGGGGACTTGTTCGGTCCGATCCTCGTCCTCATCTCGAGCCTGTTCGTCTTGTTCTCCGTCATCAAGATTTTCTTGAACGGTTTTTGGGGAGAGGAGCGTCGGCAGTATGACGGTCCGCTCATCCCGTTCACGAACCGGTTGCTCGTCCCGGTGTGTCTGTTGCTCGCCGTGGCGGTCGCGTACGGATTCGGTGCCGAGTTGATGCACCCATATATTACCCAGGCAATCGAACCGCTCACGCAACCAGAACTCTACATCGATGCCGTGTTAAAGGAGTGA
- a CDS encoding Na+/H+ antiporter subunit E: MAYQILINFFLAFIWMFLTGSFTTYGFLIGYLLGLLVIFMMRRFFRESGTSFYFTRVIKLFKLLLIFSRELVMANFEVLRLVLSPKLEIQPGIFRYETTLKSGWKISLLSMLISLTPGTLVVQVSQDSKILYIHALHMPDKEALKQDIYDNFESSIKEATE, from the coding sequence ATGGCCTATCAAATATTGATTAACTTTTTCTTGGCGTTCATCTGGATGTTCCTCACGGGATCGTTCACGACATACGGATTCTTGATCGGTTACTTGCTCGGTCTTCTCGTCATCTTCATGATGCGCCGCTTCTTCCGTGAATCCGGAACGAGCTTTTACTTCACTCGCGTGATCAAGCTCTTCAAGTTGCTGCTCATTTTCTCCCGCGAGCTCGTCATGGCGAACTTCGAGGTGTTGCGCCTCGTCCTCAGTCCAAAGCTCGAGATTCAACCAGGAATCTTTCGCTACGAGACGACGCTCAAGTCGGGTTGGAAAATCAGTCTCTTGTCGATGCTGATCTCGCTCACACCAGGGACGCTCGTCGTCCAAGTGTCGCAAGACAGCAAAATCCTCTATATCCATGCGCTCCATATGCCGGATAAAGAGGCGCTCAAGCAAGACATTTACGATAACTTTGAATCTAGCATTAAGGAGGCGACGGAATGA
- a CDS encoding electron transfer flavoprotein subunit alpha/FixB family protein, with translation MKALVLAEAREGALRNVSFEAIAAAKQLTDDVTAVVIGENVKALANELGEYGAGRVLVVEDERLKHYTPDGYGQVLRQLIDQEGPDMIVLGHTALGKDIAPKLAARLDAGLISDVVSIEGSGKDAEFVRPIYSGKAFEKVKFKDSVMFFTIRPNNIDSLPRQAGASVSVETPSVELKDLAMIVKEVVRKATGKVDLAEAKVIVAGGRGVKSEEGFKPLEELAELLGGAVGASRGACDADYCDYALQIGQTGKVVTPDLYIACGISGAIQHLAGMSNAKVIVAINKDPEANIFTVADYGIVGDLFDVVPLLTEEFRKHLVNS, from the coding sequence ATGAAAGCTTTAGTACTCGCAGAAGCGCGCGAAGGCGCGTTACGGAACGTATCATTTGAAGCGATCGCCGCAGCGAAGCAATTGACGGACGATGTGACGGCGGTCGTCATCGGGGAAAACGTCAAAGCGCTCGCGAATGAACTCGGAGAATACGGGGCCGGGCGCGTCCTCGTCGTCGAAGACGAACGCCTCAAGCACTACACGCCGGACGGCTACGGACAAGTGCTCCGCCAACTGATCGACCAAGAAGGACCGGACATGATCGTCCTCGGTCATACGGCGCTCGGAAAAGACATCGCGCCGAAACTCGCGGCCCGTCTTGACGCCGGTCTCATCAGTGACGTCGTTTCGATCGAAGGATCTGGCAAAGACGCCGAGTTCGTCCGTCCGATCTATTCGGGGAAAGCGTTTGAGAAAGTGAAATTCAAAGACTCGGTCATGTTCTTCACGATCCGTCCGAACAACATCGACAGCTTGCCGCGCCAAGCGGGAGCGAGCGTCTCGGTCGAGACGCCGAGCGTGGAACTCAAAGACCTCGCGATGATCGTCAAAGAAGTCGTCCGCAAAGCGACCGGGAAAGTCGACCTCGCCGAGGCGAAAGTCATCGTCGCCGGCGGCCGTGGCGTCAAGAGCGAGGAAGGATTCAAGCCGCTCGAAGAACTCGCGGAACTGCTCGGCGGCGCGGTCGGCGCTTCACGTGGAGCATGTGACGCCGACTATTGCGACTACGCCCTCCAAATCGGTCAGACCGGGAAAGTCGTCACGCCTGACCTGTATATCGCTTGCGGTATTTCCGGGGCAATCCAACACTTGGCCGGGATGAGCAACGCCAAAGTCATCGTCGCGATCAACAAGGACCCTGAGGCGAACATCTTCACGGTGGCCGATTACGGCATCGTCGGTGACTTGTTCGACGTCGTCCCGTTGTTGACAGAAGAGTTCCGGAAGCACCTCGTCAATAGCTGA
- a CDS encoding Na(+)/H(+) antiporter subunit C, with the protein MEIFVSIIIGALTMCAVYMILSKSLLRIIIGTSLFSHAAHLLVLTMSGLKTGAAPVLVDGVTDYTDPLPQALVLTAIVISFGVTAFFLVLAYRTYQELNTDNMEEMKGTESND; encoded by the coding sequence ATGGAAATCTTCGTTAGCATCATTATCGGTGCCTTGACGATGTGTGCAGTCTATATGATTCTCTCAAAGAGTTTGTTACGCATCATCATCGGCACGTCACTGTTTAGTCACGCCGCCCACTTGCTCGTTTTGACGATGTCAGGATTGAAGACAGGCGCCGCACCTGTCCTCGTCGACGGTGTGACCGATTATACTGACCCGTTACCGCAGGCGCTCGTCTTGACGGCGATCGTCATCAGTTTCGGGGTGACCGCGTTCTTCTTGGTACTCGCGTATCGCACTTACCAAGAGCTGAACACGGATAATATGGAGGAAATGAAAGGAACGGAATCGAATGATTAA
- a CDS encoding Na+/H+ antiporter subunit A, with the protein MSVLHLAILLPLLAAPFIPFLFRAVKRIHTGWFVLVVPTLLFVYFFRYIGITSDGGVVTETVRWMPSLGINFTAYVDGLGLLFALLITGIGALVVLYSIYYLNKDKESLGHFYVYLLLFMGAMLGVVLSDNMVVMYMFWELTSISSFLLIGYWYEKERSRYGAQKSMLITVFGGLSMLGGIVLLESMVGSFSIREMVANQAVIVDSPFFIPAMILILLGAFTKSAQFPFHIWLPDAMEAPTPVSAYLHSATMVKAGLYLVARMSPVFQESSLWLWIIVSFGTFTLFWGSFNAVKQTDLKGILAYSTVSQLGLIMSLLGLGAAALHYDGVDDNIFMVATIAAIFHLINHATFKGSLFMMVGIVDHETGTRDIRKLGGLMTVMPITFTIAVIGSLSMAGLPPFNGFLSKEMFLKATTKVFSADFFALDTIGLLIPVVAFIASVFTFVYSLIIFTRTFMGKAQFDKLPKQPHEAPIGMLIPPAILAVLVVVLGFIPNVLSNTLIRPAVESIYPSLVEGGQAVEVDLYFWHGITAELLMTIGIVALGTVLFFTLNKWMGIYNRVPYRLTLNGMYDGSLVWSNKAAYRFKDNYMTGFIRSYLIYIFVFMSGMLLFSMWWYEMFSFSFGEMAEVTPYEYVLGAVVVLSAFAILFMRSRLPAIILLGVVGYGIALFFVFFEAPDLALTQLVIETVSVALFLLVFYHMPEIGKKEARMRFKVGNAIVAVLVGITVMMLSFMTLSNKSISSISEYYKENVYDLAAGKNMVNVVLVDFRGFDTLFEIIVLAVAGLGIYTMIKFRTTAQRTKGEDEHGHEAKK; encoded by the coding sequence TTGTCGGTGTTACATCTCGCTATTTTATTGCCGCTCCTGGCGGCACCGTTTATCCCGTTTCTGTTTCGGGCAGTGAAGCGAATACATACGGGTTGGTTTGTTTTGGTCGTCCCTACGCTTCTCTTCGTGTATTTCTTCCGTTACATCGGCATCACGAGTGACGGGGGTGTCGTGACGGAGACGGTCCGTTGGATGCCGTCGCTCGGCATCAACTTCACGGCATACGTCGATGGACTCGGGCTCTTGTTCGCACTCCTGATCACGGGGATCGGTGCGCTCGTTGTCTTGTATTCAATTTATTACTTGAATAAAGACAAAGAATCGCTCGGTCACTTTTATGTGTACTTGCTTCTCTTCATGGGCGCGATGCTCGGGGTCGTCTTGTCCGACAACATGGTCGTCATGTACATGTTCTGGGAATTGACGTCGATTTCGTCGTTCCTGTTGATCGGTTACTGGTACGAGAAAGAGCGTTCCCGTTACGGGGCGCAAAAGTCGATGCTCATCACCGTCTTCGGCGGTTTGTCGATGCTCGGGGGGATCGTCCTCCTCGAGTCGATGGTCGGTTCGTTCAGCATTCGAGAGATGGTCGCGAACCAAGCGGTCATTGTCGATAGCCCGTTCTTCATCCCGGCGATGATTCTCATCTTGCTCGGGGCGTTCACGAAGTCGGCGCAGTTCCCGTTCCACATCTGGTTACCGGATGCGATGGAGGCACCGACCCCGGTCAGTGCATACCTCCACTCGGCGACGATGGTCAAGGCGGGGCTCTATTTGGTCGCGCGGATGAGTCCGGTGTTCCAAGAGTCGTCGCTCTGGTTATGGATCATCGTCTCGTTCGGGACGTTCACGCTCTTCTGGGGGTCGTTCAATGCGGTCAAACAGACCGATTTGAAAGGGATCCTCGCGTATTCGACCGTCAGTCAGCTCGGTCTCATCATGTCGCTCCTCGGCCTCGGGGCCGCGGCGCTTCATTATGACGGCGTCGATGACAACATCTTCATGGTCGCGACGATTGCCGCGATCTTCCATTTGATCAACCACGCGACGTTCAAAGGCTCGCTCTTCATGATGGTCGGAATCGTCGACCACGAGACCGGGACGCGTGATATTCGTAAGCTCGGCGGCTTGATGACCGTCATGCCGATCACGTTCACGATCGCCGTCATCGGTTCATTATCGATGGCAGGGTTACCGCCGTTCAACGGCTTCCTCAGTAAAGAGATGTTCTTGAAGGCGACGACGAAAGTGTTCTCGGCTGACTTCTTTGCGCTCGACACGATCGGCCTGCTCATCCCGGTCGTCGCGTTCATTGCGAGCGTGTTCACGTTCGTCTATAGCTTGATCATCTTCACGCGGACGTTCATGGGCAAAGCCCAGTTTGACAAGTTGCCGAAACAGCCGCACGAGGCGCCAATCGGGATGCTCATCCCGCCAGCGATCCTCGCCGTGCTCGTCGTCGTGCTCGGTTTCATCCCGAACGTGTTGTCGAACACGCTCATCCGTCCGGCTGTCGAATCGATTTACCCGTCGCTCGTCGAAGGCGGACAGGCGGTCGAAGTCGATTTGTATTTCTGGCACGGGATCACGGCTGAGTTGCTCATGACGATTGGGATTGTCGCGCTCGGGACGGTGCTCTTCTTCACGCTCAACAAATGGATGGGCATCTACAACCGGGTGCCGTACCGCTTGACGCTCAACGGGATGTACGACGGTTCGCTCGTCTGGTCGAACAAAGCGGCGTACCGCTTCAAAGACAACTACATGACGGGCTTCATCCGCTCGTATTTGATTTACATCTTCGTCTTCATGTCGGGGATGCTCTTGTTCTCGATGTGGTGGTATGAGATGTTCAGCTTCTCGTTCGGCGAGATGGCTGAGGTCACACCATACGAGTACGTGCTCGGTGCTGTCGTCGTCTTGAGCGCGTTCGCGATTCTGTTCATGCGTTCGCGTCTGCCGGCAATCATCTTGCTCGGTGTCGTCGGTTACGGCATCGCGCTCTTCTTCGTCTTCTTCGAAGCGCCGGACCTCGCGCTCACTCAGCTCGTCATCGAGACGGTGTCGGTCGCGTTGTTCCTGCTCGTCTTCTATCACATGCCGGAGATTGGCAAGAAAGAAGCCCGGATGCGCTTTAAGGTCGGGAACGCCATCGTGGCCGTCCTCGTCGGGATCACTGTCATGATGCTCAGCTTCATGACGCTATCGAACAAATCGATCAGCTCGATCTCGGAATATTATAAAGAAAACGTCTATGACTTGGCTGCCGGGAAGAACATGGTCAACGTCGTCCTCGTCGACTTCCGTGGCTTCGATACATTGTTCGAGATTATCGTCCTCGCGGTCGCCGGTCTCGGTATTTACACGATGATCAAGTTCAGAACGACAGCACAACGTACGAAAGGAGAAGATGAACATGGACATGAAGCCAAAAAGTAA
- a CDS encoding TetR/AcrR family transcriptional regulator — translation MTKNGSKSDRIIDAAVKVIADHGYHGAKVTAIAKEAGVADGTIYLYFKNKEHLLIELFQTKMGLFIDYSKQQIEQETTAGDKLYRLIESHLKQLSADYDLAVVTQIELRQSNLALRQKISEVLKPYLNLIDAVVKHGIETGEFDNELDYRLARQMIFGTIDEVVTSWMASGFKYDLMSTLPKVHHMLKKGLA, via the coding sequence ATGACAAAGAATGGATCAAAGAGTGACCGCATTATCGATGCGGCAGTGAAAGTGATTGCGGACCATGGCTATCACGGTGCAAAGGTGACAGCCATCGCCAAAGAGGCGGGCGTCGCGGACGGAACAATCTATCTGTATTTCAAAAACAAGGAACACCTCTTGATCGAGTTGTTCCAGACGAAGATGGGGCTGTTCATCGACTACTCGAAGCAACAGATCGAGCAGGAGACGACGGCAGGGGACAAGCTGTACCGCTTGATCGAGTCACATCTGAAACAACTGTCGGCCGATTACGACCTCGCCGTCGTGACACAAATCGAGTTGCGACAGTCGAACTTGGCGCTTCGCCAAAAAATTAGCGAAGTATTGAAACCATATTTGAATTTGATCGATGCGGTCGTCAAGCATGGGATTGAGACAGGGGAGTTCGACAACGAGCTCGACTACCGGCTCGCCCGGCAAATGATTTTCGGCACAATCGATGAAGTGGTCACGAGTTGGATGGCGAGCGGCTTCAAGTATGACTTGATGTCGACGCTTCCAAAAGTACACCATATGTTAAAAAAAGGGCTTGCTTAA
- the trxA gene encoding thioredoxin → MAIKHATTQSFEQDVKEGVVLVDFWAAWCGPCRMIAPVLEELDQEMGDQVQIIKLDVDENPEVAGAFQIQSIPTLMMFKDGQPVSKTMGFQPKEALKEFIATAQ, encoded by the coding sequence ATGGCTATTAAACATGCAACGACTCAATCGTTTGAACAAGATGTAAAAGAGGGCGTCGTCCTCGTCGATTTCTGGGCAGCTTGGTGTGGACCGTGCCGCATGATCGCACCGGTTCTTGAAGAGCTCGACCAAGAGATGGGCGACCAAGTCCAAATCATTAAACTCGACGTTGACGAGAACCCAGAAGTAGCGGGCGCTTTCCAAATCCAAAGCATCCCGACACTTATGATGTTCAAAGACGGTCAACCTGTCTCGAAGACAATGGGCTTCCAACCAAAAGAAGCGTTGAAAGAGTTCATCGCGACAGCACAATAA
- the mnhG gene encoding monovalent cation/H(+) antiporter subunit G → MTATMIFDILTGIFTIIGVFFTVVAAIGLIRLPDIYSRTHAASKSATLGVMFVLFAAVLHVWVDQRVFDARLLLGLFFVLLTAPVGGHLIARAAHSKGVPLWEKSLQDALKEDKDKGLE, encoded by the coding sequence ATGACCGCGACAATGATCTTTGATATATTGACCGGCATTTTCACGATCATCGGGGTGTTCTTCACGGTCGTCGCGGCGATCGGCCTCATCCGTTTGCCTGACATCTACTCGCGGACCCATGCGGCCTCGAAGTCGGCGACGCTCGGCGTCATGTTCGTGTTGTTCGCGGCCGTCTTACACGTCTGGGTCGACCAGCGCGTGTTCGATGCCCGTCTCTTGCTCGGGTTGTTCTTCGTTCTGTTGACCGCACCGGTCGGCGGACATTTGATCGCCCGCGCCGCACATTCGAAAGGCGTCCCGCTTTGGGAGAAGTCGCTTCAGGATGCGTTGAAAGAAGATAAGGATAAAGGATTGGAATGA
- a CDS encoding Na(+)/H(+) antiporter subunit B, with protein sequence MKPKSNKRVNDVILQTAAVIIFFIIIVFSIHLFFSGHYSPGGGFIGGLMTAAALVLLLLAFDSKTLATVLPFDYRRMTALGALIAVLTAMHSIFFDLPFFTHAYDKFYLPLLGEETLHTAIAFDLGVYLVVIGVTMTIIQTIGESE encoded by the coding sequence ATGAAGCCAAAAAGTAATAAGCGCGTCAACGACGTCATTTTACAGACGGCCGCGGTGATCATCTTCTTCATCATCATCGTCTTCTCGATCCACTTGTTCTTCTCGGGACACTACTCACCAGGCGGTGGATTCATCGGGGGCTTGATGACGGCAGCGGCACTCGTGCTCTTGCTCCTTGCCTTCGACTCGAAGACGCTCGCGACCGTCTTGCCGTTTGATTACCGCCGCATGACGGCGCTCGGGGCGCTGATCGCTGTATTGACGGCGATGCATTCGATTTTCTTCGACTTGCCGTTCTTCACGCACGCCTATGACAAGTTTTACTTGCCGCTCCTTGGCGAAGAGACGCTCCATACGGCGATCGCGTTCGATCTCGGCGTCTACCTCGTCGTCATTGGTGTCACGATGACGATCATTCAAACGATTGGAGAGAGCGAATAA
- a CDS encoding electron transfer flavoprotein subunit beta/FixA family protein: MNIFVLLKRTFDTEEAIQLENGEIQEDGAEFIINPYDEYAVEEAIRKRDDLGGEVTVVTVGPEDADKELRTALAMGADKAVRISIEDDVEDADHVTISKVLATYLKEQAPDLIFAGNVAIDGGSGQVAPRVAELLDMNYVTTITELEIDGTTATVTRDVEGDTEVIEVALPLLVTAQQGLNEPRYPSLPGIMKAKKKPLEELELSDIDLDEDEIEAKIETIERFLPEEKKAGRILEGDTASQVSELVQLLRTEAKVI, encoded by the coding sequence ATGAATATTTTTGTATTGCTGAAACGGACGTTCGATACGGAGGAAGCGATTCAGCTTGAGAACGGGGAAATCCAAGAAGACGGCGCCGAGTTCATCATCAACCCGTATGACGAATACGCGGTCGAGGAAGCGATCCGCAAACGTGACGATCTCGGGGGAGAAGTCACGGTCGTGACGGTCGGACCGGAAGACGCGGACAAAGAGTTGCGCACGGCGCTCGCGATGGGAGCGGACAAAGCGGTCCGCATCTCGATCGAGGACGACGTCGAGGACGCGGACCATGTGACGATCTCGAAAGTGCTCGCGACGTATTTGAAAGAGCAAGCACCGGATCTCATCTTCGCCGGGAACGTCGCCATCGACGGCGGTAGCGGCCAAGTCGCTCCGCGCGTCGCCGAACTGCTCGACATGAACTACGTGACGACGATCACCGAGCTCGAGATCGATGGGACGACGGCGACGGTCACTCGTGACGTCGAAGGGGACACGGAAGTGATCGAAGTGGCGCTCCCGCTCCTCGTGACGGCGCAACAAGGATTGAACGAACCGCGCTATCCGAGCCTTCCGGGAATCATGAAGGCGAAGAAGAAGCCGCTTGAAGAACTTGAACTGTCTGATATCGACCTCGACGAAGATGAGATCGAAGCGAAAATCGAGACGATCGAACGGTTCTTGCCGGAAGAGAAGAAAGCCGGGCGCATCCTTGAAGGGGATACGGCGTCACAAGTGAGTGAGCTCGTTCAATTACTTCGCACGGAAGCCAAAGTCATTTAA